In the Candidatus Saccharimonas aalborgensis genome, one interval contains:
- a CDS encoding heavy metal translocating P-type ATPase, with amino-acid sequence MTLLTEFRRQAALIAALSVLVAAGFLHLAGRAALGEAAITWYSLGVALVLAVGMIRDIMAGRYGVDILAVMAIVSTLIVGEYWATIVIVIMMVGGEALESFANARARSELSALITRAPTVAHKQMVDGSTGDVAVTTVQPNDTIVVRPGEVVPVDGVIVSGNSMLDESSITGESEPVAMGKGENVLSGSVNGESPITIRVERSASDSQYAQIVALVQAASESKAPFVRLADRYAVPFTFAAIGIALIAWMLSGDARRFAEVLVVATPCPLLLAAPVAFISGMSRAAKQGIIMKNGSSIERLSTVRSAAFDKTGTLTKGELELVEIIPQKTTNKEEVLAIAASAEQQSGHVTARAIQIEATRRLVEIRPATGISEVSGGGILCTIGHQKIVVGRRNFLVEHGVPACSLPEYPGTATYVARSNKLLGVIIYKDTVRQDAAETLRQLRQLGVKHVVMLTGDHPETAYAIAAELGMTDVRADCLPKDKVAAVRDFEPRPIMMTGDGVNDAPVLAASDVGIAMGARGATAASESADVVIMVDQLSRLVSAIKIARHTVSVAKRSVLIGIGLSIFLMLLAATGRIPAVVGASLQEVVDIIVILYALRARAGSLNTKVMV; translated from the coding sequence ATGACGCTGCTTACAGAATTCCGACGTCAGGCAGCTCTGATTGCCGCACTTAGCGTGCTTGTTGCGGCCGGATTTCTTCATCTAGCTGGCCGTGCTGCGCTTGGTGAAGCGGCAATTACATGGTATAGCCTAGGGGTAGCGCTCGTTCTCGCCGTGGGAATGATAAGAGACATCATGGCAGGTCGCTATGGTGTAGATATTCTTGCTGTCATGGCGATCGTGAGTACCCTTATAGTCGGTGAGTATTGGGCAACTATCGTTATTGTTATTATGATGGTCGGCGGAGAGGCGCTTGAGTCCTTTGCGAACGCCAGAGCTCGAAGTGAACTATCGGCATTGATTACTCGAGCGCCTACGGTCGCGCACAAACAAATGGTTGATGGTTCAACCGGTGATGTCGCAGTCACGACTGTCCAACCCAATGATACGATTGTAGTGCGTCCAGGTGAGGTTGTACCGGTCGATGGAGTTATTGTATCGGGGAACTCAATGCTTGATGAGTCGTCTATCACTGGCGAAAGTGAGCCTGTTGCTATGGGAAAGGGAGAGAACGTGCTGAGCGGTTCAGTAAATGGCGAATCACCCATCACTATTAGGGTCGAGCGGAGTGCGAGCGATAGTCAGTATGCACAGATCGTAGCACTAGTGCAAGCGGCCAGCGAATCAAAGGCTCCTTTTGTACGGCTCGCCGATAGGTATGCCGTTCCCTTCACCTTTGCCGCTATTGGGATTGCCTTGATTGCTTGGATGCTATCGGGAGATGCTCGCCGTTTTGCAGAAGTTTTGGTAGTTGCGACACCCTGTCCACTGCTCCTTGCGGCACCGGTTGCCTTCATTAGTGGCATGAGCAGGGCCGCCAAACAAGGAATAATTATGAAGAATGGTAGCAGTATTGAGCGGCTGAGTACAGTTCGATCTGCGGCATTTGACAAAACCGGTACATTGACAAAAGGTGAGCTAGAGTTGGTAGAAATCATTCCGCAGAAAACAACAAACAAAGAGGAGGTGCTGGCGATCGCGGCAAGTGCTGAACAACAGTCTGGCCACGTCACGGCGCGTGCCATACAAATTGAAGCAACACGTCGTTTGGTCGAAATTAGACCAGCAACTGGTATCTCAGAGGTGAGTGGCGGCGGGATTTTGTGCACCATTGGTCATCAAAAGATTGTGGTTGGTAGGCGTAACTTCCTAGTAGAGCATGGCGTGCCGGCATGTTCATTACCAGAATATCCAGGTACGGCGACCTATGTTGCTCGCAGCAATAAGCTCCTCGGAGTGATTATCTATAAGGATACAGTGAGACAGGATGCTGCCGAGACGCTGCGTCAATTAAGGCAGCTTGGTGTTAAGCACGTGGTAATGTTGACGGGAGATCACCCAGAAACGGCGTATGCTATTGCAGCTGAACTGGGGATGACCGATGTACGAGCGGATTGTCTACCCAAGGATAAGGTTGCCGCTGTAAGAGATTTTGAGCCTCGGCCAATTATGATGACAGGAGATGGCGTCAATGATGCACCGGTACTAGCGGCGAGTGATGTCGGTATCGCGATGGGTGCACGGGGGGCAACTGCAGCGAGTGAATCAGCCGATGTCGTCATCATGGTCGACCAATTATCGCGTCTCGTTAGCGCAATAAAAATTGCACGTCATACCGTATCAGTTGCCAAGAGAAGTGTATTGATTGGTATTGGCCTCAGCATCTTTTTGATGCTATTGGCGGCAACTGGGAGGATACCCGCTGTCGTCGGAGCATCTCTTCAGGAAGTCGTCGATATAATTGTCATCTTGTATGCACTACGGGCACGTGCCGGCTCACTAAATACCAAGGTGATGGTATAA
- a CDS encoding AAA family ATPase translates to MEDLTFDYYHSRAAEARLRVRLEGAPIIVIIVIGTILFALGVLLLFLATPLGWTCIGLVAVPAMLVWWYLHGLRHIPSAHHGGVEAWLSSDILGRLPKRPTPLDIATAVGQVNSGLFMGVRLGLTPRLLQQIASKEEKDTAEFWKQAESVRKQNSIDHLSGSVLAVALIRSFPAYQDILAQIHLDDEDLDDGVRWQDHLRKLVQKHSRARRTGGIGRDWTFGYIPLLTKFGQNISEQIGNGSGLLTVDIDSHTRAIDQLIETFGTGGRQNAALVGVAGAGKTTIIHAFAERLLDASAKLPDTLKFRQVFILDSASLIAAAPGRGELESLIMRVLGEAYNAKNIIVCLDNAQLFFEEGMGSVDLTNVLLPILDAGRLRVILSMDEQRFLKIGQRNPSLINALNRINVEPADEDETLVVMQEQLILTEIQRNVTYMYQALKEAYRLSERYVHDLAMPGRALKLLESAAAYSESGIVTINSVQQAIEKTIGVKISVASDTEDRERLLHMETLIHERMVNQSRAVSVVSDALRRARAGVRNQNRPIGTFLFLGPTGVGKTELSKALAAVYFNGEERMIRIDLNEYVRAEDVSRLIADGADDPSSLTAEVMKQPFSVVLLDEIEKAAPEVLTTLLQLLDEGILRDIKNREVSFRDAIIIATSNAGAERIREYIGRGYQLEQFEEQLIDELINTRQFRPEFLNRFDEIVVFRPFTKDELLQVFDLILANVNKTLALQKISVEVSDEAKRFLVEKGYDPRLGARPMRRVVQKAVESTVAKQMLSGLVGPGSTISLSLSQVEEVFRSENEVIAMRGESQAETQGEKE, encoded by the coding sequence ATGGAAGACCTGACGTTTGATTATTATCACTCGCGTGCCGCTGAAGCTCGTCTTAGAGTGCGGCTTGAAGGCGCGCCCATTATCGTTATTATAGTCATCGGAACTATCCTCTTTGCCCTCGGTGTATTACTTCTATTTCTCGCGACTCCACTAGGATGGACGTGCATTGGTTTAGTAGCCGTGCCAGCCATGCTAGTTTGGTGGTATCTTCACGGTCTCCGTCATATTCCCTCAGCACACCACGGGGGAGTAGAAGCCTGGCTTTCCTCAGATATCTTGGGTCGTCTCCCAAAACGTCCCACCCCTCTCGATATAGCGACGGCGGTGGGCCAAGTCAACAGCGGCCTCTTTATGGGGGTACGCCTTGGGCTGACGCCAAGATTACTTCAGCAGATTGCCTCAAAAGAAGAGAAGGATACCGCTGAATTTTGGAAGCAAGCAGAGTCAGTAAGAAAACAAAATAGCATTGATCATTTAAGTGGCAGCGTACTTGCGGTAGCCTTGATAAGATCGTTCCCGGCGTACCAGGATATTCTTGCACAGATTCATCTTGATGATGAGGATCTCGATGATGGCGTACGCTGGCAAGATCATTTGCGGAAACTGGTCCAGAAGCATTCACGCGCAAGGCGAACGGGCGGCATCGGGCGAGACTGGACGTTTGGCTATATTCCACTCCTTACAAAGTTTGGGCAGAATATCAGTGAGCAAATAGGAAACGGCAGCGGGCTATTGACAGTTGACATCGACTCTCATACGCGGGCTATCGATCAGCTTATAGAAACATTTGGCACGGGGGGTCGACAAAACGCAGCACTTGTCGGCGTCGCCGGGGCAGGAAAAACAACGATCATTCATGCCTTTGCTGAGCGGCTGCTTGATGCGTCGGCGAAACTGCCAGATACCCTCAAGTTTAGGCAGGTATTTATCCTTGATTCGGCTTCGTTGATAGCTGCAGCTCCGGGGAGGGGCGAGCTGGAAAGCCTTATCATGCGTGTTCTTGGTGAGGCTTATAACGCAAAAAACATTATTGTCTGCCTCGATAACGCACAGTTATTTTTTGAGGAGGGCATGGGATCGGTTGATCTTACAAATGTCTTGTTGCCGATCCTTGATGCAGGACGTCTGCGGGTGATATTGTCGATGGATGAGCAGCGATTCCTGAAGATAGGCCAGCGAAATCCCTCACTTATCAATGCTCTCAATCGAATCAACGTTGAACCTGCCGATGAGGACGAAACACTTGTCGTTATGCAGGAGCAGCTAATACTTACGGAGATACAGCGTAATGTCACGTATATGTACCAGGCATTGAAAGAGGCATATCGACTGAGCGAGCGCTATGTACACGATCTCGCCATGCCTGGTCGCGCTCTCAAGCTACTCGAATCCGCTGCAGCATACAGTGAATCAGGTATCGTAACCATCAACTCGGTCCAGCAAGCCATCGAAAAAACTATCGGTGTAAAGATAAGCGTAGCAAGCGATACGGAAGATCGAGAGCGATTGCTACATATGGAGACCCTCATCCATGAACGTATGGTGAATCAATCACGTGCTGTTTCTGTAGTAAGTGATGCACTGAGGCGGGCGAGAGCGGGTGTGCGTAATCAAAATAGACCCATCGGAACATTCTTGTTTTTGGGACCAACCGGAGTTGGTAAAACTGAGTTGAGCAAAGCCCTGGCGGCAGTGTATTTCAATGGCGAGGAGCGGATGATTCGAATTGATCTCAATGAATATGTCAGAGCCGAAGACGTTAGCCGACTGATCGCCGACGGCGCCGATGATCCGAGCAGTCTCACCGCAGAAGTCATGAAACAACCATTTAGCGTCGTTTTACTTGACGAGATCGAAAAAGCTGCGCCCGAAGTACTCACGACATTACTACAGCTACTTGATGAAGGAATACTCCGTGACATTAAGAATCGCGAGGTGAGCTTCCGCGATGCCATCATCATTGCTACTAGCAACGCAGGAGCAGAGCGCATTAGGGAATATATTGGGCGTGGCTATCAACTTGAGCAGTTTGAAGAACAACTTATCGATGAGCTAATAAATACGCGACAATTCCGGCCTGAGTTTCTCAACCGTTTCGATGAGATCGTCGTATTTCGACCGTTCACAAAAGACGAGTTGCTCCAAGTATTTGACCTCATCCTCGCAAACGTAAATAAAACACTTGCCTTACAAAAAATAAGCGTTGAAGTGAGTGATGAGGCAAAACGATTTCTGGTGGAAAAAGGATACGATCCCCGTCTTGGGGCCCGACCGATGCGCCGAGTTGTTCAAAAGGCCGTAGAGAGTACTGTCGCCAAGCAAATGTTGAGTGGTTTGGTCGGACCGGGGAGCACCATTAGCCTCTCTCTCAGTCAGGTTGAAGAGGTATTTCGGTCAGAAAACGAAGTGATTGCGATGCGGGGAGAGTCTCAAGCCGAAACGCAAGGCGAGAAAGAATGA